In a genomic window of Streptomyces koelreuteriae:
- a CDS encoding Rv2175c family DNA-binding protein produces the protein MTEIDAKIDALVPAWLTLPDIAEQFDVEVTRVRQLVKDGQLIAVRRGENRALHVPAAFIDGDKVVKGLSGTLTLLRDDGFTDEEMLEWLFTPDPSLPGTPAQALSENRGTEVKRRAQALAV, from the coding sequence GTGACCGAGATTGACGCAAAGATCGATGCTCTCGTCCCCGCCTGGCTCACCCTCCCCGACATCGCCGAACAGTTCGATGTCGAGGTGACGCGTGTGCGGCAGCTGGTCAAGGACGGCCAGCTCATCGCCGTACGCCGAGGTGAGAACCGCGCGCTGCACGTCCCCGCCGCCTTCATCGACGGGGACAAGGTCGTCAAGGGCCTGTCCGGGACCTTGACGCTCCTGCGGGACGACGGCTTCACGGACGAGGAGATGCTGGAGTGGCTCTTCACCCCCGACCCGAGCCTGCCCGGCACCCCGGCGCAGGCCCTGAGTGAGAATCGCGGCACGGAGGTGAAGCGCCGCGCCCAGGCGCTGGCGGTCTGA
- the thiE gene encoding thiamine phosphate synthase has translation MPDTATTARARLADARVYLCTDARKRQGDLVEFLDAALAGGVDIVQLRDKGMEAGEELEHLAVFADACARHGKLLAVNDRADIAHAAASDVLHLGQGDLPVPAARAILGEDVLIGRSTHAESEAAAAAAQDGVDYFCTGPCWPTPTKPGRHAPGLDLVRYTAALGTDRPWFAIGGIDLGNLDQILEAGARRVVVVRAITEADDPGAAAAEFAKRLREK, from the coding sequence ATGCCCGACACCGCCACCACCGCACGGGCTCGGCTCGCCGACGCCCGGGTCTACCTCTGCACCGACGCCCGTAAGCGGCAGGGCGATCTCGTCGAGTTCCTCGACGCCGCGCTGGCCGGCGGGGTCGACATCGTGCAGTTGCGGGACAAGGGCATGGAGGCGGGCGAGGAGCTGGAGCATCTGGCCGTCTTCGCCGACGCCTGCGCCCGGCACGGCAAGCTCCTCGCGGTGAACGACCGCGCCGACATCGCCCACGCCGCCGCCTCCGACGTGCTGCACCTCGGCCAGGGCGACCTCCCGGTCCCCGCTGCCCGCGCGATCCTCGGCGAGGACGTCCTGATCGGCCGCTCCACGCACGCCGAGTCCGAGGCCGCCGCTGCCGCCGCACAGGACGGCGTGGACTACTTCTGCACCGGCCCGTGCTGGCCCACCCCCACCAAGCCCGGCCGCCACGCCCCCGGCCTGGACCTCGTCCGGTACACCGCCGCCCTCGGCACCGACCGCCCCTGGTTCGCCATTGGCGGCATCGACCTCGGCAACCTCGACCAGATCCTGGAAGCGGGCGCCCGGCGGGTCGTCGTCGTACGGGCGATCACCGAGGCCGACGACCCCGGCGCGGCGGCGGCCGAGTTCGCCAAGCGGCTGCGGGAGAAGTAG
- a CDS encoding NAD(P)/FAD-dependent oxidoreductase, producing the protein MSEQTQEPGPSAPRRVVVAGAGMAGVQTAVALREQGFTGTVTLIGAEPHQPYDRPPLSKAVLLGKAEGSAFDLDFEALGIELRLGCEVLGLRPGDHELDTEDGPVPYDALVVATGAEPVRLPGAEGVPGVHLLRTLDDAERLRPVLARKHDIVVVGAGWIGAEFATAAREAGCAVTVVEAAERPLAGALPAEVAAPMAGWYADAGAVLRTHARVERVEPGTVLLDDGTRLPAGAVVVGIGARPATAWLAGSGVELGPQGEIISDQHLRTSAPDVYAVGDCASFPSGRYGERLLVHHWDNALQGPRTVALNIVGLASGEAPAVYDPVPYFWSEQFGRFVQYAGHHAGADTTLWRGDPTGPAWTVCWLRGDRLVALLAVGRPRDLAQGRRLIESGAAMNPVLLEDPARPLKAATA; encoded by the coding sequence GTGAGCGAGCAGACGCAGGAACCAGGTCCGTCCGCGCCGCGGCGCGTGGTCGTGGCGGGTGCGGGCATGGCCGGTGTGCAGACCGCGGTCGCCTTGCGGGAGCAGGGCTTCACCGGCACCGTGACCCTCATCGGCGCCGAGCCCCATCAGCCCTACGACCGGCCCCCGTTGTCCAAGGCCGTCCTGCTCGGCAAGGCCGAGGGCTCCGCCTTCGACCTCGACTTCGAGGCCCTCGGCATCGAACTGCGACTCGGCTGCGAGGTGCTGGGCCTGCGCCCCGGCGACCATGAGCTGGACACCGAGGACGGGCCCGTGCCCTACGACGCCCTCGTCGTCGCGACCGGCGCCGAACCGGTCCGGCTGCCCGGCGCGGAGGGCGTGCCGGGCGTGCATCTGCTGCGCACCCTCGACGACGCCGAGCGGCTGCGGCCCGTGCTGGCCCGCAAGCACGACATCGTGGTCGTCGGCGCCGGCTGGATCGGCGCCGAGTTCGCCACGGCCGCGCGCGAGGCCGGTTGCGCGGTGACCGTCGTGGAGGCCGCCGAGCGGCCGCTCGCCGGGGCACTGCCCGCCGAGGTCGCCGCCCCGATGGCCGGCTGGTACGCCGACGCGGGTGCGGTCCTGCGCACCCACGCGCGCGTGGAGCGCGTCGAGCCCGGGACGGTGCTCCTCGACGACGGCACACGGCTGCCCGCGGGCGCGGTCGTGGTCGGCATCGGCGCCCGCCCCGCGACGGCGTGGCTGGCCGGTTCCGGAGTGGAGCTCGGTCCCCAGGGCGAGATCATCTCCGACCAGCACCTGCGGACCTCGGCGCCGGACGTGTACGCCGTCGGCGACTGCGCCTCCTTCCCCTCGGGCCGGTACGGCGAGCGCCTGCTGGTGCACCACTGGGACAACGCCCTCCAGGGGCCGCGCACGGTGGCCCTGAACATCGTCGGCCTGGCCTCGGGGGAGGCACCGGCGGTGTACGACCCGGTGCCGTACTTCTGGTCCGAGCAGTTCGGGCGTTTCGTGCAGTACGCCGGGCATCACGCGGGCGCCGACACGACCCTGTGGCGGGGCGACCCGACCGGGCCGGCCTGGACGGTGTGCTGGCTCCGCGGTGACCGGCTGGTGGCGCTGCTGGCGGTGGGCCGTCCCCGGGACCTGGCGCAGGGGCGGCGCCTGATCGAGTCCGGCGCCGCCATGAATCCGGTGCTGCTGGAGGACCCGGCCAGGCCACTGAAGGCGGCGACGGCGTAG